A genomic window from Silene latifolia isolate original U9 population chromosome 11, ASM4854445v1, whole genome shotgun sequence includes:
- the LOC141611930 gene encoding uncharacterized protein LOC141611930 produces the protein MVSNNGGLFFLCSLFLVATAAAYVTPTPTPTIPKPPTTTPAKPYIPPVKPPIAPYLPPPKTPAPPMLPPHLLPPKTPVVSPVIPYPPKSPSPPVVVKPPVGPYPPKTPSSPAPAPFYGSLPPVKKQECEGLCGKRCAKHSRMAVCMRACSTCCTRCKCVPPGTFGNKELCGRCYTDMTTHGGRLKCP, from the exons ATGGTCTCTAACAATGGCGGCCTTTTCTTCTTGTGCTCTCTCTTTTTGGTTGCTACTGCT GCTGCCTATGTGacgccaacaccaacaccaaccatCCCCAAACCCCCCACCACAACTCCAGCTAAACCTTACATTCCACCGGTCAAGCCCCCAATCGCGCCGTATCTTCCGCCACCAAAGACCCCGGCTCCACCTATGCTCCCGCCACATCTACTACCCCCAAAAACACCCGTGGTATCACCAGTGATTCCATACCCACCAAAGAGTCCAAGCCCACCTGTTGTCGTCAAACCTCCAGTGGGTCCATACCCTCCTAAGACACCTTCCTCACCGGCCCCTGCACCTTTCTATGGCAGTCTGCCACCTGTTAAGAAACAAG AATGTGAAGGATTATGTGGGAAAAGGTGCGCCAAACACTCAAGGATGGCAGTATGTATGAGGGCATGCTCAACATGTTGTACAAGATGCAAGTGTGTTCCTCCCGGTACTTTTGGTAACAAGGAACTTTGCGGTCGCTGTTACACTGACATGACTACTCACGGTGGAAGACTTAAATGCCCATAA